In Corallococcus exiguus, the DNA window GGCTTGAGCTGCTTCAGCACCGCCGTGGCCGCCGCCGCGTCCGGAGGCGCGACGATGGCGCCCAGCGCGATGGCCGCGGCCCAGGGCATCGCCGGCACCATCCATTTCACCGCCACCGCGACGGCGATGACCGTGAGCACCACCGCCCCCAGGGCCAGGCTCGCCACCGGCCGCCAGTTCGCGCGCAGGTCGCGAGGCGACGCGTCGAACGCCGCGTCCAGCAGCACCGGCGCGACGAACAGGGTGAGCGCCAGCTCCGGATCCAACACCAGCTCCGGACTGCCCGGCACGAGCGCCAGGACCGCCCCGGCGAGCGCCACCAGTGCGGGGTAGGGCGTGCCAAGCCGCCGGGACAGCGCCGCCAGTCCCGCGCCTCCCAGCAGCAGCGCGATGACGATCTCGAACACCAGCATGAGGGCCTCGGGGAGGAGTCCACCCTGGACTTCCGGCGACGTAGCGCAGGAGGGCCGGCTGGGGACAGTGGCGAATTCCGGACGACGGAAACCTGCGTCATGCGGGAGGCCGCCCGCGTCATCAGCCGAACGCGATGGGTGCCATCAGCCGGGGAAGGGGCGCACCTTTGCGAGGCGTGGGCCCCCGGTGACAGGCTTGCGCTTTCGGGCCGCGTGAAGCGCGCGGCCTTGCGAACCCTGTCCGATGGGGGAACCGAAGATGTCCAGGTCGTTGCTGTTGGCGTCGTTCAACGAGGGCGTCCACCGTTCCATGTCCGGCAACCACGAGGCCGCGCTCCAGTCGTTCGAGCAGGTCCTCGCCGTGGATCCGCGCCACTTCCCCGCGCTCACCTCGAAGGCCTTCGCCCTCAAGCAGCTGGGGCGTACCGACGAGGCCTTGAAGGGCTTCCAGCGCGCCATCGAGCTGGATCCCTCCGCGGCGGACCCCCACCGCGAGGCGGCCCTCTGCCAGTTGGAACTGGGAGAGCCCGAAGCCGCCTCCCTCCTGATGCACCGGGCGGTGCAACTCAACCCCACCCCCGGCTACCGCGAGGCCGCCGCCATCGAGGTCTACCACCTGGGTAACGCGCTGCTGACCCAGGGCCGGCGGCCGGACAAGGCCCGGTACCGGCTGGCCCGCCAGGTCTTCGAACTGGCGCTGGAGCTGTCCCCTGCCTACGTGGAGGCGGCCAAGGCCCTGGCCGACGTGTGGGAGCACCTGGGTGACTCTACCCAGCAGGAGCACTACACCCTGCTGGCGACCCGGCTGCGCCCCGCCTCCTCCTGAGGCGCCTCGCGTCAAATTCCATACAAATGCGGAGGGAAAGGGCGGGATGCCGGTGTTGAATGCCGAAGCGGCCCCCCACCAGGAGAACCCCCCGCATGATCGTGATGCTCGAGCCGGATTCCCCGGAATCCGTCGTGAACGCCGTCCTCCAACTCGCTTCGCAGTACGAGGGCGTCACCCCGCGTGCCCACGTCGTCCAGGGCGCCGAGTCCACCATCACGGAGCTGTATCTGCTGGGCTCCACGTCGCAGGTGCCGCTGGAGCCGTTCCAGCAGCTGCCCGGCGTGCGCCAGGTGGTCCGCGTCTCGCAGAAGTACCGCATCATCGGCCGACACGGTGGCCAGCGCACGACGGCGGGCTTCGAGTACAACGGCGTCAGCTTCGGCGACAACTCGGTGAACCTGTTCGCCGGGCTGTGCGCGGTGGATTCGCTGGAGAGCGTGGACGCGATGATGGCGGCGCTCGCTCGCTGCGGCATCAACACCACGCGCATGGGCGCGTACAAGCCGCGCACCAACCCGTACGAGTTCCAGGGCCTGGGCGCGAAGTGCCTGCCCTGGGTGTTCGACTCCGCGGGCAAGCACGGCATCAAGGTCGTCGCGATGGAGGTGACGCACCCGCGCCACATCGACGAGATCAACGACGCGCTGAAGAAGTCGGGGGCGCCCACGGGCGTGATGCTCCAGGTGGGCACGCGCAACGCGCAGAACTTCGAGCTGCTCAAGCAGATTGGTCAGCAGCACGCCTTCCCGGTGCTCTTCAAGCGCGGCATGGGCATCACGCTGGAGGAGTCCCTCAACGCGTGCGAGTACGTGGCGAGCGAGGGCAACCCCAAGATCGTCTTCTGCCTGCGCGGCGTGAAGACGCACCTGGGCGACCCGCACCGCAACATGGTGGACTTCGCGCACGTGCCGGTGGTGCGCCGCCTCACGCGCATGCCGGTGTGCGTGGACCCCTCGCACGCGATTGGCCGCGCGGAGGCCCCGCCGGACGGGCTGCCGGACATCTTCCACGCCATTGGCCAGGGCCTCATCGCGGGCGCGTCCATGGTGCTGGTGGACTTCCACCCCACGCCGGAGAAGGCGCTGTGCGACGGGCCGCAGGCGCTGCGCCTGGAGCAGCTGGGCGCCCTCCAGCGCTACACGAACATCGTGCGCGCCGCGTACACGGAGGCCGTGAGCAACGGCGACGGGACGCAGGCCGCCGCTCCGGCCAAGGCCGTCAGTCGCTGAGCGCGTAGCTGCCCAGCACCCGGAGCGACGTGCACATGCTCCGGGCTTCGCCCAGGGCTGACTTCACCGGCGCGGAGTCCACCGCGCCGTCCACGTCCAGGCACCAGCGGTAGTCCCAGGCGCGGACGCCGCCGGGCCTCGACTCCAGCCGCGCGACGTTCACCCCGTGCGCGGCGAAGGCCGTGAGCACGCCCGCGAGCGCGCCAGGGCCGTCGTCGAGCGTGAGCACCAGCGACGTCTTCCACCGCGAGCCCAGGTTGGGCGGCACGGCCGGGCCCACCGCGAGGAAGCGGGTGGCGTTGTCCGGCGAGTCCGCGATGCCCTCCGCCAGCACGGTGAGGCCGTAGAGCTCCGCCGCGGTCCGGCTGGCGATGGCCGCCGTGCCCTCCAGCGACTCTTGTGCCACGCGGCGCGCCGCCACGGCGGTGTTCGCTTCGGGCATGGGGTGCAGGTGGTGCTTTCGCAGCCAGCCTCCGCACTGCGCCAGCGCCTGCGGATGGGACAGCGCGCGTGTGAGGCCCTCCAGCGTGCGGCCCGGCGGCGCGAGCAGGCAGTGACGCACGGGCAGGCGCAGCTCGCCGGAGAGGGCCGGGGTGAACTCCAGGAGCAGGTCCACCACCTCCGCCACAGGCCCGGCGAGCGCGCTCTCCATGGGCACCACGCCACCGTCCACCGTGCCTTCGGCGACGGCCTCGAAGACAGCGCGGAAGGTGGGGCAGGGGATGCGTGTCACGGAGGCGCCGAAGAGCGCGCCCGTGGCTTCGTCGCCGTACGCGCCGCGCTCACCCTGGAAGGCGATGCGGCGGGGGGCGGCGTCAGCCATCGATGGGCTCCGCGCGCGGGTACGTGCCCAGCACGCGCAGGGACGACGTGAGCGGGCGCAGGTCCTCCAGCGCGGCCGTTACCGAGGCGGACGCGGCGTGGCCCTCCACGTCCAGATAGAAGCGGTACTTCCACGGCGCACCGGGGATGGGGCGCGACTCCAGCTTGGAGAGGTTCACTCCGCGCTGCGTGAGCCGCTGCAGCACCTGGCCCAGCGTGCCCGGGCGATGCTCCAACACCACCAGCAGCGACGTCTTGCACGGCACGTCCGGCGCGAGCGGCGTGGGCTGGCGCGAGACCTCCACGAAGCGCGTGAAGTCCGAGCCGGGCTGCAGGTCGCTGGCGAGCACCTCGAGCCCGAAGCGGCCCGCCGCGGACTCGCTGGCGATGGCGGCCACGGTCCTGTCATTGCGATCCGCGACCATCTGCGCGGCGACGGCGGTGTCTGGCCCAAGCACGGTGCGGGCCCAGGGTACGTGCGTGCGCAGGAAGTCCTCGCACTGCGCCAGGGCCTGCGGATGGGACAGCACCTCGCGCAGGTCCTCCAGCTTCGCGCCCTTCACGCCCAGCAGCCGGTGGTCCACCTGGCTCACCACCTCGCCGGTGATGACGCCATCGCCCGCGGCGAGCACGTCGTACGTCTCATTCATGCTGCCGGCGGTGGTGTTCTCGATGGGCAGCAGCAGCACGTCCTGCTCACTCTGCTTGAGGGCCTCCACGGCCTGGCGGGCGGTGTCGAAGCCGGCGAGGAGCACGCCGCCCGGCCGGTGGCCGTAGCGCTGGCGGGCGGCCAGGTGGCTGTAGGAGCCCTCGACGCCCAGGTACCCCACGCGCAGGGGCGTGGTGTCCAGGCGGGTGACCAGGGCCTGCTGCCGGGCCACGGACATGTCCAGGATGACGCGGTAGAGGCGCTCCACTTCGTGCGGATCCAGGCCTCGCTCCGCCGCCCGGCCGCGCAGCTTGCGCAGGAGCAGGTCCTCGCGCTGCGGATCCCGGAAGGGCCAGGCCGTCACCAGCTTGGCGCGCGCCACGTCGTCGGCCAGGGCCATGCGCCGCTGGAGCGCATCGAGGACGTCCTCGTCGATGCGCTCGATTTGGGTCCGCAGGGTCTCCAGGGAAGGGATGTCCGCCATGCCCGGAACATAACAACTCGCGTCGAAGGCGCGGACTCCTCTGACGCGCTGTCACATTTCCAGGCGCCGGGCGAGGTCCGAAGGGACCGGGTAGACGGACTCCTTCGGCAGGTGGCGCGTGGCCTGATCCGCGCGGCCGTCGTCCAGGTGCTTGCGCAGCTTCTGGACCAGGGGCGTGAGGTCGGTGATGGACACGGTCCAGTCATCGACGAAGCGCTGGATGACGGCGCGGCTCAAGCCCACCTGGATGCTGTCGTGGGGCAGGCCCGCGCCGCGCAAGCTGCGCTCCGGGTCCCACTGGATGTGGACGGGTGCGGTGTCGAAGGCCTTGCGCCACGCGTCCGGTGAGCCGTGGGCCTTCGGCTCGAAGCCGGTGAGGACGCCGGAGGCCAGGGCCTCCTCCCAGCCGGAGCGCTTGATCCGCACCGCGAGCGTGCGCTCCTGGCCGCTCTTCCGGCCCCAGTTGGAGCGGTGCATGAGCCACAGGAAGCTGGGTTTGATCCACGTCATCCGGCCCACGGAGAAGGGCGGGCCGAACTTCTGCTGCTTCACGGCCACGTCCGCGATGGCGTCCGCGTAGGCCTGATACACGACGATGGTGGCTCGGTCGAAGTCGGCGCGGACTTCGCGGGCTGCGCTCATGGGCGGGCTCTGGGTTTGGCTTTCGGCTTCGGCTTCGGCTTCGGCTTGGGTTTGGCGGCGGCGGTCGTCGGGAGCTTTGTCTTGCCCATCTTGAGGACGAGCTCGAAGTGCTCCGCGGGGGTGGGCGTCACGCTGAGGCGGCTGCGGGTGATGAGCGGGAAGTCCTTGAGCGCGGGCGTGGCCTTGATGGTGGCCAGGGGCACCGGCGTGGTGAAGGCCACCACGGGGCCCACGTCCACGGAGGCCCAGTCCTCGCCGGGGGCGGTGGGGTCGGGGCCCGGCTTGGAGAGGACGCACGCCACGCCGACGACGGCCTTGTCCTCATTGGAGTGGTAGTAGAGGCACAGGTCCCCGGGCGTCATGGCCCGGATGTTGTTGCGCGCCTCGAAGCTGCGCACGCCCGTCCACTCCGTCCTGCCGTCCTCCTCCAGCTTCGCGTACGCGTAGACGGAGGGCTCGCTCTTGATCAACCAGTACCGCGGAGTCGCCATGGCGGCGCACCCTAGCTCAGGGGGGCGTTTCCTGCGCCAGCGCCGCGCCCTGTTGCTTGAAGAGCTCGAAGACCCGCTCCTCGTCCATCGCCGCGACTTCACGCCGTGTGGGATCCGCTTCCGTGTAGCCCACACGCCGGGCCGCGTCGTCGAGTCCCGGGAAGCGTTTCCGCGCCTCGGCCCAGAGGGTCCGGTCGTCTTGAGCCATGGATCAGGGAAGGGGAATCAGGATGCTGGCGCTCGACCCCGGGGAAAGTGAATCCGGCAGTTCGTTGAAGGAGAGGACCGCTCCCCGAGGAAGCCAAATGGGGCTCTCCGTCTGGGTGAATACGTCCACCACGGGCAGGGTCCGGATGTAGACGCCGTCCAGCGGTGTCCGAGTGGAGCGTGCGGGCTGGCCGTAGGTCAGGGCCGACATGTCGATCTGCACGGGGCAAAGGTCCGGATGGACGGACAGCACGAGGGCCTCGCCCTCGCGGATATCGACCTCGAAGTCGCGGGAGCTGTCGACGCTCAAGTCCTTCAGGAAGACGGCATGTCGACCGCTGGGGACCGGAAACGCGAGGTGATGGTCGGCGTGGAGCACCGGCGCCACGGGCTGGTCATCCACGCGCAGGACGATGTCGCGGTCAGGTTGTGGGCCCGTGGCCACGACGTGGAGGAGCCCACCCTCGGGAGCGGGAGGGCCATCGCTGTCGCTGAGCGCGAACAGCCCCCACAGCACCAGCGCCGCCGCGAGAAGCCCCAGCGCCACCTTCGCGTAGCCCGGCGAGCCAGAAGGGTCGTCTGGCTCCGGTCGTGCGTGGCCAGTCGTGTGCGCGGTGAGGAGGGAGAATACCCACCACACCACGAGGACCACGACAAAGATGGCCAGGGCCTCCAAGGCGTTGCCGTCGATGATGGGCCGGATGAGCCTGATCATGTTTCCCCCCTTGAAGTGGCCTTCCCGCCACCTCAGAGGGGTTCAGGGCACGTCTGGTTTTGGAGCGTCAAGCCACGGGGCTCACACCCCACAGACCCACGGTTCCATCCCCCTGGGCCAAGGCAATGAATCGGCCATCGGGTGAGAAGACCGCATCTCCGGTAGGGAGTTCACTGTCGTCCGAGTGGTGGAACAGCACCTCCCCGGTATCGAGGTGGTGGACAACCAGGCCACAGGAATCAGTGGAGGAGACCATCAGTTCCCCGTCGGGGCTGAGGTCGAGGTTGCTCACGTAATAGTTGTAGTCGTTGAACGTCTTCAGGACGCGACGTTCATTCACATCCATCACCACGACCTCGTGGGCGCCTCGCGCAACCAGCAGAGGCTGCGTGGGATGGAATGCAACGCCCGCCGCGATCCGAAACCCAAGGGGATGAACCCAGGGGCGGGAGCTCGCCTTCAGGTTCCAGAGGTAGAGATACGCCAGGTCGTGGTCGTAATCCGTCACCACCACCGCCGCGAATTGAGAGTCACGGGAGAATGTGCACGCCTTGACCGAGACGTGCCACTCAGCGCCGTGCAGGTCACGAATCCGTTTCCAGCCCGCCACGTCCCAGAGGAGGGCCTCGCCACGTTCCAGGATGGCCAGCAACATGCCGTCCCGGGACATGGCCAGGCCTATGGCGGGCGCGGAGAGGGTTTCCTCACGCCAGAGCGAACCGTCCGTCGCGGACAAGGCCATGAGCCGAGGCCGCCAGGTGACCGCGGCCTCCTCGACCGGCGGCCCCGCCGTCACGATGTGAGTCGAGCCGTGGAAGAGGGCCTCGGTGGGCTCCATCTTCAGCTCCACCGAGCCGCTGGCGACGTCCGTTGCCGTGTCCAGGTTCCACCACCGCAGGCGGGAGTCGGCTTTCGCGAGCAGCCAGGTGCCTGACGGGTCAAAGCAAAGCCTTTCCCAGCGGACGATGCCGAGCTGGGAACCCAGCTGCCGCACACGCTTCAGGCCGGGCGTATTCGCAGGAGTGATGACCGCACGGGTCAGGTCTGTCTGGCTCATGTCGTGTAGGCCGGAATGGAAACGCGCGTACGAAGGAAGACTCCACCCGTGAGGTCCCTGGCGGATGCGGCCATGGGCAGGGCGTGGACGATCGAGGAGACGCGGCCTGACGACCGCAAGGACCTCTTCGAGGCGTACCTCACGGCGGCGCGGCTCGGGAAGATGGAGGCCATGACGAACGTGGGGCTTCATTTCCTCTACGGAGATGGCGTCCGGCGTGATCCAAAGCGCTCCCGGATGTGGACGGAAAAGGCAGCCGGACTGGGGGACGACGTGGCGGCCTTCAATCTGGGCCTCGCCTATGACTATGGACGGGGGATCCGAAAGGACAAGACCCTGGCTGAAGCCTGGTATCGCCAGGCCGCCGCGATGGGATTCGCTGTCGCCGAGGGAAACCTGGCGTATCTCCTGTTCGCAAGCACCGAGGCCCAGCAGCAGCAGGAAGCGGTCCGGATCTACCGGAAGCATGCACGGCAGGGACACGCGATTCCGGCCTACAACGTCGGTCTTGCGTATGAACTGGGAAAGGGCGTCCGCAAGAGCCTGAAGCGAGCCAATGCGTATTACGAAATGTCCGCGAAGGGCGGTTACGCGGAAGCGCAGTTGGCCCTGGGCTACAACTATTCCAATGGCGTGGGCCTTCCAACGGATGCCTTGCGCGCCTTTGCCTGGTTCCGGCTGGCGGCGGGGCAGGGGCATCCCAGCGCGTCGTTCAACCTGGGGCTGATGTTCGCGAACGGGGAGGGCGTGCCCAAATCCAAGGCGCGTGCCATGCGTCACTTTCGTGATGCCGCGAGCCAGGGGCATGTGAAGTCCGCTCGATGGTTGCGGAAGCTCCAGAAAGCCTGATCACCCCACGTTGGTCTTGCTGAATACCCGCAGCGCCTCCGCGACACTCCAGGCCTGGGCGAAACAGCCTCGCGGACGGTAGGGCTCCGTCGCATCGAAGATCTCCGAGATTTGTCCAATCCCCGCGTGAGACAGGTGGTCCTCCATTCCAGACAGCAGGGCCCTCGCGGCCTTGATGTCCGGGGACACCTTCAACGTCGCGTCCACATAATGGCCAATCAGCCAGCCCCACACCGTGCCCTGGTGGTAGGCCGCGTCGCGGGCCCGCAGGTCTCCGTCGTACTTCGGTTTGTAGTCCCTGCTCCCCGGCGCCAGACTGCGCAGGCCCACCGGTGTCACCAGTTCGCGGCGCACCACCTCCAGCACCTGCGCCCACTTGTCTCGCTTGAGCACCGGATGCTTGAGCGAGATGGCGAAGACCTGGTTCGGCCTCACGCTCACGTCCTCGCGGCCATCCTCTCCGTCCACCACGTCGTAGAGGCACCCGCCCGCTTCATTCCAGAAGCGCTGGTTGAAGCTGCCCTGTGCCTTCTCCGCCGCGGCCCGGTATGGCCCTGATTCCAGCCCCAGCCGCTCCGCCCAGCCCGCCATCAGGCGCAGGGCGTTGAACCACAGCGCGTTGATCTCCACAGCTTTGCCCCGGCGCGGCGTCACCACCCAGCCCTCCACCTTCGCGTCCATCCAGGTGAGCTGGTAGCCCTCCTGTCCCTGTCGCAGGAGCCCGTCCGCGGGGTCCACGCCGATGTGGAAGCGCGTGCCCTTCTGGTGGTGCGCCACGATGTCCCGCAGCGTCGGGAACAGGTCCTTCAACAGCGCTTCGTCTCCCGTCTCCTCCAGGTAACGGTCCACCGCGTGGAAGAACCAGAGCGTCGCGTCCGCCGTGTGGTAGACGCCCTCGTTTTCTCCATCCGGGAAGTAGTTCGGAATCAGGCCGTCCCGCACGTAGTGCTCGAACGTGCGCAGGATGGCCGCCGCCTCGCGGTAGCGCCCCGTCGCCAACGTCAACCCGTCCAGGCTGATCATCGTGTCCCGGCCCCAGTCCGTGAACCACGGGTAGCCCGCGATGACGCTCCTCGCGTCCAATCCCATCGACCGTGCCCACGCTGCGTCCGCGGGCCTTGGCGGGTCGATGATGAACTGGTCCGCCGCCAACACCAGCCGCGCCGGCACCCCCGTGCGCCCATGCTCCGGGGCGCGCTCCAACAGGCGCTCCTGCCTCCCCAGCTCCCGTTCGAACACCTCCTTGGGATTCCGCTCCAGCAGGTGCCCCGGCGCCTGCGTCGTGAGCCCGAAGTAGAGCGCGCTCCCGGGCTTCAGCGTCGCCGTGAAGTAGCCCGGCGAGTGCTGCACCTCCGTGAAGTCATAGCCGCGCGCCTTCTCCGTCCGCAGGTGCTGCGGCTGGGACGTCTCCGCCAGGCTCACGTACGGCGTGGGCCCGTCCGCATACAGCCGCATCCGCTGAGTCGGACCGTCCTCTCCGTTGCGCAGCTCCACCAGCGGGCCTCGCAGCGTGACGATGGGCTCCCCCACGGCCTTCAACAGTGGCCCGTCATGCGGGCGCATGACCGGGAACGGCCGCAGGTGCAGCGTCACCTCCGGACCGGACAGGTGCTCCCACGCGAGGAACACCGTGTCCTCGCCGTGCACCATCACGCAGCGACGCCTCAGTCGCGCACGCCCCACCGCGTACTCCCAGACGGGAATCAGTCCCTCCAGGTGGAAGTGCCGCAGGTGCCTCGCGCCGTCCTCCACCGTGGTGCCGTCCTCGTGCTCCTCGGACGTGAGCCGGTAGCGCTCCCCGTCCACCAGCGCCGTCTCCTCCATCCGCGCCATCAGCACCGTGCGGCCCAGCTTCTCCAACGTGGGGATGAACAGGCCGTGGTAGCGGCGCGTGTTGCAGCCCACCACCGTGCCGGAGGCGTAGCCCCCTCGGCCGTTGGTCAGGAGCCACTCGTGGTTCACGCCGTTGCTGAAGTCGGCGCCTTCCGGGAAGTCGAACGACAGGCGGGGCAGGGCAGGGGCTGATTCGTTCACGCCTTCGTCTCCTCCTCGCCCGTCCCCCTGGGCGGAGACGCGCGGGAAAGGGTAGGAAGCAGGAATCCGTCGGACATCGTTCTCGTGGAGAGGTTGCTCATGCATCCCCGCGCCACACAGCGCATCCCCCGGTCCCCGGACTCGAGGGGAGGTCAGGCGGGCAGCCAGGCCCTCGACGCTGCCTCGAGCGCGCTGGAATCCGTTCACGCGAAGCCCTTGCGACCGTCCCAAGGGGACCGCACCTCACCCAGAGCCTTCGGGCGCGCCCCGATTTCCCGAGGAGACACGCCGTGGGCATCGTGAAGTCATCGGGCATCAGCGGCCGGCAGCACAACCTCGCCGAACAGGTCTTCTCCCGTGCCGCGGGCGCACCGCTCGTGCCGGGCAACGACGTGCACCTGCTGCGCGACGCTCGCGAAAACTACCCCGCGTGGCTGCGCGCCATCCAGCAGGCCCAGCGCTCCGTCCTCTTCGAGAACTACATCATTGAAGACGACGACGTGGGCCGCGCCTTCGCGGACGTGCTGGCCGCCCGTGCTCGCGACGGCGTGCAGGTCCGCGTCCTCTATGACTGGCTGGGCTGCCAGGGCACTGCGTCCCGCCACTACTGGCGCACCCTGCGCGACGCGGGCGTGGAGGTGCGCTGCTTCAATCCCTTCCAGTTCGACCGGCCCCTGGCGTGGCTGGGCCGCAACCACCGCAAGACGCTCACCGTGGACGGCGAGGTCGGTTTCGTCTCCGGCTTGTGCGTGAGCCACAAGTGGGTGGGCGACGAGCAGAAGGGCGTGGCCCCCTGGCGCGACACCGGCCTGGAGATTCGCGGCCCCGCAGTGGCGGACCTGGTGCGCGCCTTCGCCCAGGGGTGGAGCACCGTGGGCCCTCCTCTAGATGAAGAGGGCTGCCTGTCCGCTCGCGCCTCCCTGACCATGGGCGACGTGTCCCTTCGCGTGGTGGCCGGCGTGCCCTGGAGCGCGGGCCTCTTCCGCGTGGACCAGCTCATCGCTTCGCTCGCGCGCAAGCGGCTGTGGCTCACCGACGCTTACTTCGTGGGCACCGCCACCTATGTGCAGGCGCTGCGGGCCGCGTCGCGCGACGGCGTGGACGTGCGGCTGCTCGTGCCCGGCAGCAGCGACATCCCCGCGCTTCGCCCGCTCACCCAGGCCGGCTACCGCCCCCTGCTGGAGGCCGGCATCCGCGTCTATGAATGGAATGGCACCATGCTCCACGCCAAGACGGCGGTGGCGGATGGCACCTGGGCGCGCGTCGGTTCGTCCAACCTCAACCCCGCCAGCTGGCTGGGTAACTCCGAAATCGACGTCGCCGTGGAGGACGCGCCCTTCGCCCGGTGCATGGAGGACATGTACCTCCAGGACCTGGAGCACGCGACGGAGGTGGTGCTCAGTGGAAGGGCGCGTCGCATGAGCGCCGCGCCTCCGCTGCCGCGTGCACAGCGTGGGACTCGCGGCCGGCGGGGCAGCATGAGCCGCGCGGCCGCGGGCGCGGTGCGCCTGGGCAACACCGTGGGCGCCGCCGTCACCAACCACCGCGAGCTGGGCCGCACCGAATCCAAGGTCGTCTTTGGCGCGGGCGTGGTGCCGCTGGCCCTGGCCGGCGTGGCGCTCTACTGGCCCCACGTCGTGGCCGTGCCGGTGGCGCTCGTAGGCGCGTGGGCCGGTATCGCCTTGTGGAGCCGGGCCGTGCGCCTGCGCCGCCAGGAGTCGCAGGGCACCGCACAGCAGCCGCTGCCGGAGCAGGAGGTTCCGCCGCGAGCCTCCGTCCAGGAGCCGCGCGAGCTGCCGGACGCGCAGGCCTCCCACGCTCCGGAAGCCGAGCCTCGTCAGCCTTGAAGTGAAGGGGAGGGCAGGGCCCGGATACGACACGGGCCCACGGGCCGGCAGCGGGGGAAGCCTGGCTCCCCACTTCGCTGATCCGGCCCGAAGGCCCTGTGCTTCCTACAGCGTTTCAGTCAGCGCTGACTTGTGGCGCTACGCCTGCTTCGCGACGCCCGCGGGCTCCGCCGCCCTGCCGCTCAAGAGCGAGCTGCCGCCGTACAGGGCCAGGCCGACCATGCCCAGCACGCCCGCTTCGACGCCGTTGCCCAGCGAGGCCCCCATCAGACCCACGATGCTGGTTCCGAGCATGAACACCACCCCCACCGCCCCTGCCACCTTGCCCATCCGCTGTCCCCCTCTGGACTGAATTGGACCCCTGAACCACTACCGCTGTCCGACGCCCAATCCCTTATCAAGTCCCGTGCCAGGGCCCTGGCTCGGGGGTCCCAGGGGGAGCCCGAAAGGGCGTGGAAGGTACGGGGCTCACGTTGGGCAATCCTCTTCCACCCTGTGGAAGCGATCGGCAGAAAGCACAGGGGCGAACACCGGGGTAGGACCGGAATTTTTCCCGGATGCGCCCATGTGCGCCTGATGTGGCACGCCGTAACCCACTGCATTCCAAGGGTTTTCCCTCCCCCCAGCCGCTGGCACACGCGCTGCTAAGAGCCTCCGCCAGAAGCGAACCACCCGGCCCTTCAGGGCGTGTGAACGGTGGATCGCACGGAACATCAGTGAACGAAGGAGAGCGGAAGATGGGAATGCGGCGCACGGGGTTCTGGACGGTGATGGGGATGCTCCTCCTGTCGGGTTGTGCTCACCAGCAGACGCTGAAGGTCGACAACGCGGAGCAGCCCTACCGCATCGGCCGCGAGGACGTGCTCGACGTGAGCGTGTGGCGCGATCAGGAGCTGTCGCGCACGGTGCCGGTGCGCCCCGACGGTTTCATCTCCATTCCGATGGTGGGGGAGATCCAGGCCGCGGGCAAGACGCCCACGGAGCTGGCGGAGGCGCTCAGTTCGGGCCTGCAGCCGTACGTGCAGGAGCCGCGCGTGACGGTCATCGTCCGCGAGGTCAACAGCAGCCGCGTCTTCGTCACGGGCGAAGTGGCCCACCCGGGCGCCTACCCGCTGCGCGGCCGCGTGTCGCTGCTGCAGGCCATCGCGCTGGCCGGCGGCTTCACGGACTTCGCCAACTCGGACGGCATCGTCGTCATCCGCACGGACGGCAAGGGCGGGCAGATTCCGGTGCGCTACAGCGACCTGGTCTCCCCCGACGGCGAGAGCGTCATCCTGCGGCCGGGTGACACCGTCGTCGTCCCGTGATGCGGGACGGGCTCGAAACCATCAAAGACAGGCATCGGGAAGCAGCGAACATGGGCGTGGGCGTGGGTCAGGACGGGAGGGCGGCGGTGAGGGGCAACTGGAAGCGGGCAGTGATTGCAGGCTGTCTCATCGCCGCGCCGGCCGCGCAGGCGGCCACCATCCTGGAGCCTCGGCTCCGCCTCACGGCGGAGGAGCGCTTCGACAACGACATCC includes these proteins:
- a CDS encoding DUF4291 domain-containing protein translates to MSAAREVRADFDRATIVVYQAYADAIADVAVKQQKFGPPFSVGRMTWIKPSFLWLMHRSNWGRKSGQERTLAVRIKRSGWEEALASGVLTGFEPKAHGSPDAWRKAFDTAPVHIQWDPERSLRGAGLPHDSIQVGLSRAVIQRFVDDWTVSITDLTPLVQKLRKHLDDGRADQATRHLPKESVYPVPSDLARRLEM
- a CDS encoding EVE domain-containing protein; the encoded protein is MATPRYWLIKSEPSVYAYAKLEEDGRTEWTGVRSFEARNNIRAMTPGDLCLYYHSNEDKAVVGVACVLSKPGPDPTAPGEDWASVDVGPVVAFTTPVPLATIKATPALKDFPLITRSRLSVTPTPAEHFELVLKMGKTKLPTTAAAKPKPKPKPKPKAKPRARP
- a CDS encoding bifunctional chorismate mutase/prephenate dehydratase; translation: MADIPSLETLRTQIERIDEDVLDALQRRMALADDVARAKLVTAWPFRDPQREDLLLRKLRGRAAERGLDPHEVERLYRVILDMSVARQQALVTRLDTTPLRVGYLGVEGSYSHLAARQRYGHRPGGVLLAGFDTARQAVEALKQSEQDVLLLPIENTTAGSMNETYDVLAAGDGVITGEVVSQVDHRLLGVKGAKLEDLREVLSHPQALAQCEDFLRTHVPWARTVLGPDTAVAAQMVADRNDRTVAAIASESAAGRFGLEVLASDLQPGSDFTRFVEVSRQPTPLAPDVPCKTSLLVVLEHRPGTLGQVLQRLTQRGVNLSKLESRPIPGAPWKYRFYLDVEGHAASASVTAALEDLRPLTSSLRVLGTYPRAEPIDG
- a CDS encoding WD40 repeat domain-containing protein, yielding MSQTDLTRAVITPANTPGLKRVRQLGSQLGIVRWERLCFDPSGTWLLAKADSRLRWWNLDTATDVASGSVELKMEPTEALFHGSTHIVTAGPPVEEAAVTWRPRLMALSATDGSLWREETLSAPAIGLAMSRDGMLLAILERGEALLWDVAGWKRIRDLHGAEWHVSVKACTFSRDSQFAAVVVTDYDHDLAYLYLWNLKASSRPWVHPLGFRIAAGVAFHPTQPLLVARGAHEVVVMDVNERRVLKTFNDYNYYVSNLDLSPDGELMVSSTDSCGLVVHHLDTGEVLFHHSDDSELPTGDAVFSPDGRFIALAQGDGTVGLWGVSPVA
- a CDS encoding 3-deoxy-7-phosphoheptulonate synthase, coding for MIVMLEPDSPESVVNAVLQLASQYEGVTPRAHVVQGAESTITELYLLGSTSQVPLEPFQQLPGVRQVVRVSQKYRIIGRHGGQRTTAGFEYNGVSFGDNSVNLFAGLCAVDSLESVDAMMAALARCGINTTRMGAYKPRTNPYEFQGLGAKCLPWVFDSAGKHGIKVVAMEVTHPRHIDEINDALKKSGAPTGVMLQVGTRNAQNFELLKQIGQQHAFPVLFKRGMGITLEESLNACEYVASEGNPKIVFCLRGVKTHLGDPHRNMVDFAHVPVVRRLTRMPVCVDPSHAIGRAEAPPDGLPDIFHAIGQGLIAGASMVLVDFHPTPEKALCDGPQALRLEQLGALQRYTNIVRAAYTEAVSNGDGTQAAAPAKAVSR
- a CDS encoding tetratricopeptide repeat protein; amino-acid sequence: MSRSLLLASFNEGVHRSMSGNHEAALQSFEQVLAVDPRHFPALTSKAFALKQLGRTDEALKGFQRAIELDPSAADPHREAALCQLELGEPEAASLLMHRAVQLNPTPGYREAAAIEVYHLGNALLTQGRRPDKARYRLARQVFELALELSPAYVEAAKALADVWEHLGDSTQQEHYTLLATRLRPASS
- a CDS encoding prephenate dehydratase; the encoded protein is MADAAPRRIAFQGERGAYGDEATGALFGASVTRIPCPTFRAVFEAVAEGTVDGGVVPMESALAGPVAEVVDLLLEFTPALSGELRLPVRHCLLAPPGRTLEGLTRALSHPQALAQCGGWLRKHHLHPMPEANTAVAARRVAQESLEGTAAIASRTAAELYGLTVLAEGIADSPDNATRFLAVGPAVPPNLGSRWKTSLVLTLDDGPGALAGVLTAFAAHGVNVARLESRPGGVRAWDYRWCLDVDGAVDSAPVKSALGEARSMCTSLRVLGSYALSD